In one Juglans regia cultivar Chandler chromosome 11, Walnut 2.0, whole genome shotgun sequence genomic region, the following are encoded:
- the LOC108997697 gene encoding probable protein phosphatase 2C 46 produces MLSRLMNILRACWRPSSDRYAHTDSDAAGRQDGLLWYKDTGQHMSGEFSMAVIQANNLLEDQSQIESGPLSLLESGPYGTFIGIYDGHGGPETSRFIYDHLFQHLKRFTSEQQSMSVDVIRKAYQATEEGFLSLVTKQWPMKPQIAAVGSCCLVGVICGGTLYIANVGDSRAVLGRLVKSTGEVLAIQLSSEHNVAIESVRKEMYSAHPDDSKIVVLKHNVWRVKGLIQVSRSIGDVYLKKAEFNREPLYAKFRLREPFKRPILNSEPSISVHELQSHDQFLIFASDGLWEHLSNQDAVDIVQNHPHSGCARRLVKAALQEAAKKREMRYSDLKKIDRGVRRHFHDDITVIVVFLDSNLVSRASSAKGPTLSVRGGGVILPAKTLVPCATPTEANTA; encoded by the exons ATGTTATCAAGGTTGATGAACATTCTGAGGGCCTGCTGGCGGCCGTCCTCGGACCGTTATGCCCACACAGACTCGGATGCAGCAGGCCGGCAAGATGGCTTACTTTGGTACAAAGATACTGGTCAGCATATGAGTGGTGAATTCTCGATGGCAGTTATCCAGGCCAACAATTTGCTTGAGGATCAGAGCCAGATTGAGTCTGGTCCCTTGAGCTTGCTTGAGTCTGGCCCATATGGCACTTTTATTGGAATATATGATGGTCATGGCGGACCTGAGACATCACGTTTCATTTATGATCATCTATTCCAGCATCTAAAGA GGTTCACCTCAGAGCAACAATCAATGTCTGTTGATGTGATACGAAAAGCTTATCAAGCAACAGAAGAGGGATTTCTGTCTCTTGTTACCAAACAATGGCCTATGAAACCCCAAATTGCAGCTGTTGGATCTTGCTGCCTGGTTGGTGTAATATGCGGTGGCACCCTCTACATTGCCAACGTTGGTGATTCACGTGCTGTGCTGGGGAGGCTTGTCAAGTCAACTGGGGAGGTCCTTGCCATCCAGCTGTCATCAGAGCATAATGTGGCAATTGAATCTGTGAGAAAGGAGATGTACTCTGCGCACCCGGATGACTCAAAAATTGTGGTTTTAAAGCATAATGTTTGGCGTGTTAAGGGCTTGATACAG GTATCTAGATCTATTGGTGATGTCTACCTGAAAAAGGCTGAATTTAACAGGGAGCCTTTGTATGCTAAGTTTCGCCTTCGTGAACCTTTTAAGAGGCCAATTTTAAACTCTGAACCGTCAATTTCTGTGCATGAACTTCAATCTCATGATCAATTTCTTATCTTTGCTTCTGATGGGCTGTGGGAGCACCTTAGCAACCAGGATGCAGTTGATATTGTTCAAAACCACCCACACAGT GGATGTGCCCGGAGGCTTGTGAAAGCTGCCTTGCAGGAAGCAgctaagaaaagagaaatgcgGTACTCAGATCTGAAGAAAATTGACCGAGGCGTCCGCCGACATTTCCATGATGACATCACAGTCATAGTTGTTTTCCTTGATTCAAATCTTGTGAGCCGAGCGAGTTCGGCAAAAGGCCCTACTTTGTCTGTGAGAGGAGGTGGTGTTATTCTACCTGCAAAAACACTAGTCCCCTGTGCCACACCCACGGAAGCTAACACTGCCTAA